A window of Salmo trutta chromosome 17, fSalTru1.1, whole genome shotgun sequence genomic DNA:
AAgtatgccttattgcttaaatatagccCAGTAATACCGAAATAAAATCGGATAGAAAATCATCGCTATTTTGACTGCCTGTATGTGTCTTGCTTGTGTTTGATATTCTTGCCTAAATATACTGTTACAACAAAGTTTGTACGAACATGTCTATCATGTATTTTTGTGTAGGCTACAACATGAAAAAAAATCACGCTTGAGCCATGGAATGCATATATCGAACATGTTGACAATATCTTTAGTGTACAACATGAAGTTTCCCCTCCGTCTCAATAAGGGGGAAGAGGCAGCGGAGCACTGAGCAGAAGCTACTTGGGCACCCAGCTAGCACCAGGACTCAAGCCACACTCGGTTGAGTGAAGGCATGATCCGCTGAGAGTTAGCGTTGGGTGTCGTCAACTGGACCAACACCATGTCGACTTTGAGGGGGGTGGATGGGTAATATTAATAGGAATGTATTAATATGACTTTGCATCGGTACACTTCTGGTGGGATTCTGGCAAGATACTgactccagagtggcgcagtggtctaagacactgcatctcagtgctagaggcgtcactacagaccctggttccaggctgtatcataacggccttgattgggagtcccatacggcagcgcacaattggcccagcgtcttcagggttagggtttggccgtcattgtaaatacgaatttgttcttaactgacttgcctagttaaataaaaaataccaaaAAGTTCTGGTAGACAGAATCAACCCGATTCTGGGCAGTCACTCAATATGGCACCCGGATTCTGCTGATTAAATCAGTTCTGGCTCGCCAGGATTGGGCCAAGTACTTGTTTCTAGCTGGGCAGCAGCTACATAAGAATCACACACGTGCAGAAATCTATGTATAATTAGCCACTGTAAATCGGGTTCCAGAAAATCCGGAACCGCAGACACACCGTTCACCAAAACTCTGTGTTGAAAAATAGAGTTATTATAATATGAAATTAAGAATGTGTTATTAAGACTGAATAATCTAGtcttataaaataatttacatcACAAGACAGAACAATACTCTATCGCCAACAgaatatagaatagaatatattGATGTAGCTATTCTAATTTCTAAATCCTATTAATCTTTTCAATtgttatttaagtgataatgcccgagaagccggtgtttggagaatatattggcacaggtgttAGGCGGAGACGAAGCCGGCTTCTCGGACATTATCACTTAAGTGTTGACCCTCCAGTCCATAATATAGCAGAGAACTGGATTGTTGCGACCATCAGGTGGCGCAAAGGCATAGATGTGACGAATTTGTAAGTATTaagtcatttatttatttacatagcCAAAAAACGGACAGCCCTCTGAGGACAACCCATTTAAAAGATGACTGTGTTGAAAAACAATAATTAGTTCCTCAGTTATTATTTGAAGAGCTTTTACAGAGGGAAGGTTTGATGGAACTATAAAAGATCTTGAAGGAGAATTTTAACGGAGCATTATTAGGGCAGACGGTCAGTGATCTTCTGTGTGCGGATACACTGCGCGCTTCGCTTTCTGATGAGGCATCCTCGGCTCTACAACACACAGATCCTGTAAAGATGGAGTTTAGCGAGAGGAAAAGAAGAAGGAAATCTCAGAGCTTCAAACTGGTCCATGAGCAAGAGCAAGGTAGGGGATACGGGAgactgcgtgtctgtctgtgtgtctgtgaacgTCTGGCGTTGTGAGCAAGTCAGTGCTACACTGTAAACAATAGGCTAGAGATGGCTACGTCAGTACATAGGTATGTACCTGTTATGCATGTATAACTCACTCGTTATGGTTTCCAAAAAAATAGCTAGGTGAGTGAGCATTAAAAAAAGGAAATTCAACCAACGCAACGAACTAAGAAAATCGAGAGAGCATTTAGGCAGTGGATCAGTGATTTTGTACAGAATATGATTAGAatattattttatgttttttactCTTGTATTTGGCTAGCCTTTAGGGCACTTTTTTGTGAACTAGTGAGAATAATCTTTCTGAGAGCTGCAACTGAGAGTGTTTTTAGTGAGAAAGATTTCGTCATACAATACCATCCACAGGTGGTGGAATCTGGGCTGAatgggaggagggtggagaatcATTGGTTTACATCACAGCCCACAGAATTACCATAGCATAGTGCATGATGTGGGCCTAGACAGAGGAATGCAATGTTTTCATacatacaccgagtgtacaaaacattaggaacacctgctctttccatgacagactgacaaggtgaatccaggtgaaagctatgatcccttattgatgtaacttgttaaatccacttcaatcagtgtagatgaaggggaggagacaggttaaagaaggatgtttaatccttgagacatttaagacatggattttgtatgtgtgccattcagagggttaatgggcaagacaaaagattgaagtgtctTTGAAAAGGGTATAGGTGCCAGggacaccggtttgagtgtgtcaagaattgcaatgcAGCTGGGTGTTTCAcggtcaacagtttcctgtgtgtatcaagaatggtccaccacccaaaggacatccagccaacttgagacaactgtgggaagcattggagtcaacatgggccagcatccctgtggaacactttcgacaccttgtagttcatgccccaacgaattaaggctgttctgaaggaAAAAGGTGGTGcgactcaatattagaaaggtgttcctaaatTTTTGTACATTCATTGTATGTCAACCCTCATATGTATATTATCATCAGTCAAACAAacataattgtatttattttaatgtcATTATTTTGGATATACACCAAACTACCCTGATTGTACCCTACAAATTACAGATCTCTGGTATTTTTATTTTCACAGATTTTGACGCAAGGAGTTTTGACAATGCCATCAATATACATGTCAATGGAGCATCAAAAGATACTGCCATACCAGAAGGTATGATATTCATGCTCTTTATTTTAGTCaggaaaaatacacacacacacacacacacacacacacacacacacacacacacacacacacacacacacacacacacacacacacacacacacacacacacacacacacacacacacacacacacacacacatcctctcttTCTaactcctctctttcctccccagCCTGGTTGGGTGATGAGGGTGTGGAGATTAAGAGACAGATCACAGGCATGATGCGTTTGCTGAGTGACAAGGCCGGCCGGATGTACCAGCGTGTGGGAGCAGAGGGAAACAGCCTCAAACAGGAGCCCCAGGAGGAGCACCTGAGCTGGGCGCAGCCAGCTGCTTTGCCCCCAGACCTGGAGGACCCCCAGATCAGTGTCTGGAGCTCAGCAGGGGAAACAGAGCCCAGTCCCATGTCTATACCCAATCCAGTCCCCAACGGCCAGGGGTCTGGCCAATACGGCACACGCTCCAAGACCCAGAGGATGCTCAACACAACCACCAAAGGCACAGTCAAAACTAatggtaaggggggggggggtctctttaTGAGGTCTAGAGAGCAGAAGGCCTATCTTCCATCCAGACAATGTCTGCAGAACCAGACAACCACATCATTATACAGAGCAGTGACATCATAAAGAGGCCTCTATCAGTCCCTGTCTGgtaaggcagacagacagtggagAAGCTTGTGTCATTTAAACAGTCAGACAGAGGCATGGGGTGTCAGAGCTGCCTGGGCAAAACGTTTGTCCCATGTAATGacacgtgtgtatgtgtatgtgtgtctgtgtgttcccgTGCAGATGAGGCTCCTGCAGTGGTCGAGGCTCCCTGCTGTATGTGTAACTGTAAGAGCACCTTACAGGCCATTCTACAGGAGCTACGCACCATGAGGAGGCTAATGCAGACACAGAAAGGTTCCCAGGAGAAGCAGGAGCACAGGgcccctccctgccccccttgCCCTGTTCCTACAGCTTCGCGTCGCAGACCCCGCAAGAGACGTCCTGTCCACAAGGTTGCTCCACTGAGCGCACCCAGCATGAGGGCagctgttccccctctccccccctcatcCCCCACCTGTGTACCCCTGGAGtctgggggaaggagggagagggcgagcagagagctggagagaccTGTGCACACCCCTGCCTcaccctctacctccacctcacCCGAGCTCTCAGTACAAACCCTGTCCATGCAGAACAAGCCCATCCCTGGTGACGACACACACAATCCTAACTATAGACAACCCAAAGGTCTTCAAAACTCAGAGGTATGGTGcactgtgggtgtgggtgtgtgtgtgtggggggggggggggtgtactatcagtctgtctgtctctgttgtggGACGaatatgcctctctctctctctctctctcccccagagtGAGGTGCGTCTAGCGGAGGACTATGAGGTGTTTATTCCCAAGGCCCAGCTGGACTCAATCCTGGTCAACTACACACGCTCTGGAAGCCTGCTCTTCAGGAAGTTGGTGGGTCTTATTAACCTTATCACTGGCTTTATTCACTTTATTTATGTTGATTGACACACCATCTTGGTCACAGGTGTGCGCCTTCTTTGACGACACCACGCTAGCTAACTCACTGCCCAAcggcaagagaaagagaggtcTGAACGACCAAAGGAAAGGACTGGACCAGAACATTGTGGGAGCCATTAAAGGTAGGAAAAAAACACACCGTgagagtggagtggagagagatCGGgcgtggagcgagagagagatgtaatATCTATTTGTTTTGTTGGGTCTTCTGTAAATCTCCCGTGCTGTGTCTAGTGTTTACAGAGAAGTACTGCACAGCTCACAGAATAGAGAAGCTGCCAGGCCCTCGAGATTGGGTCCAGAtactacaggaccagatcaaacTTGCCCGCAGACGACTAAAGagaggtaggggtgtgtgtgtgtgtgtgtgtgtgtgtgtgtgtgtgtgtgtgtgtgttggttcagAATGTATCTTACTGAAACTCTGTTGTTTTGTGGACTCAGCAGAGGCTACAGACCCTCAGGATATCTTCAACAGACCTTGCACAggtacacacatatgcacacacatgaCAACAGTCGCTGCACCTGACATTCCCCCTGCCCCTCCCTCGCTCACCCATCCGTCCCTGGTTTATGCACCTTGGGTGTAATGGCTCTGTCTTTGTCCGGTATGTTTAAGTGAGGCGATCCCCCTGACATCTGACATTCTCTTCTCAGACTCCCAAAATGTCAGCTAATTAGTTTCACACGGTGCtactctctctcctgctcctctctatTTCAACTTATTATTTCACAGacactccccttctctctcctctgtctctcacgCTCTTTCACCAATCCGTCTACTCTCTTTCTCATGTCTCCCATCTTTATCTCTCGCACTCTTTCTTATTatttccctcgctccctctcttttgCCCTCCACATCTGTTTCtgacttctctccctctctgtctacccTGCTCCttactccctctgtctgtctgtagttctCTATTACCTCATCGTGTATCAGTCCAGAAGTTCTGTAACATTAGGGTGGGGGATGTGGACACTGTCCAGAGGATATACTGAACTGTGTTAGACTGGACTGAGCTCACCCCCTTTAACAGCAGCTCTCATATGAGAACAGCAGTACACTGGAGACTAGCAAACTCTCTACATTAACAgtagtcagtggtgtaaagtacttaagtaaaaatacttgaaagtactacttaagtagttttttgggggtatctgtactttacttttccttcactacattcctaaagaaaataatgtagttTTTACTGcagacattttccctgacacccaaaagtactctttacattttgaatgcttaacaggacaggacaaTGGTCcagttcacacacttatcaagaaaacatccttgctcatccctactgcctctgatttggcggactcactgaacacaaatgctagatttgtaaattatgtctgagtgttggagtgggcCTTTGGCTatccttttgatacttaagtatattttaaaactaatactttcagacttttactgaagtagaattttactgggtgactttcacttttacttgagtcattttctattaatctTGAAAGGCTGGTCCCatatgcgggatcaacatccagcgaaaaatcagaccgccatattcataacctaaccataaccaaatctaataatttttATATATCTactctttacttttactcaagtatgacaatagggtactttttccaccactgacagtAGTATCGTAGTAAATGCTGAACATCTGTATGTTTGCTTCACAGTAAACTGTGAACATATTGTGAGGTGACACTTTCCACATTATCATTTTATTTTCCCCATTTTGTAATGGCCACacaccttttattttctttctcgtccttgtgtgtgttttaattttaatttaattaggcaagtcagttaagaacaaatccttatttacaatgacggcctaccccggccaaaccctaacccggacgacgctgggccaattgtgcgccgccctacgggactcccaatcatggccggttgtgatacagcctggaatcaaaccagggtctgtagtgacgcctttagcactgagatgcagttccttagaccaatgagccactcgggagcctagttaaataaaggttaaataaatacatgttttaatgTGGATTGATAACTATGGTGATATCATATTCTTGCAATAGAATCTCTTCAGctgtctggagagagggaggagagggagtttCTAACAACAggtaacaccacacacacacacacacacacacacacacacacacacacacacacacacacacacacacacacacacacacactcaggttaTAATTTGAT
This region includes:
- the bend7 gene encoding BEN domain-containing protein 7 isoform X3, with translation MEFSERKRRRKSQSFKLVHEQEQDFDARSFDNAINIHVNGASKDTAIPEAWLGDEGVEIKRQITGMMRLLSDKAGRMYQRVGAEGNSLKQEPQEEHLSWAQPAALPPDLEDPQISVWSSAGETEPSPMSIPNPVPNGQGSGQYGTRSKTQRMLNTTTKGTVKTNDEAPAVVEAPCCMCNCKSTLQAILQELRTMRRLMQTQKGSQEKQEHRAPPCPPCPVPTASRRRPRKRRPVHKVAPLSAPSMRAAVPPLPPSSPTCVPLESGGRRERASRELERPVHTPASPSTSTSPELSVQTLSMQNKPIPGDDTHNPNYRQPKGLQNSESEVRLAEDYEVFIPKAQLDSILVNYTRSGSLLFRKLVCAFFDDTTLANSLPNGKRKRGLNDQRKGLDQNIVGAIKVFTEKYCTAHRIEKLPGPRDWVQILQDQIKLARRRLKRAEATDPQDIFNRPCTESLQLSGEREEREFLTTGCDYNKPACLVKVGKNVTD
- the bend7 gene encoding BEN domain-containing protein 7 isoform X1, whose amino-acid sequence is MDPVKMEFSERKRRRKSQSFKLVHEQEQDFDARSFDNAINIHVNGASKDTAIPEAWLGDEGVEIKRQITGMMRLLSDKAGRMYQRVGAEGNSLKQEPQEEHLSWAQPAALPPDLEDPQISVWSSAGETEPSPMSIPNPVPNGQGSGQYGTRSKTQRMLNTTTKGTVKTNDEAPAVVEAPCCMCNCKSTLQAILQELRTMRRLMQTQKGSQEKQEHRAPPCPPCPVPTASRRRPRKRRPVHKVAPLSAPSMRAAVPPLPPSSPTCVPLESGGRRERASRELERPVHTPASPSTSTSPELSVQTLSMQNKPIPGDDTHNPNYRQPKGLQNSESEVRLAEDYEVFIPKAQLDSILVNYTRSGSLLFRKLVCAFFDDTTLANSLPNGKRKRGLNDQRKGLDQNIVGAIKVFTEKYCTAHRIEKLPGPRDWVQILQDQIKLARRRLKRAEATDPQDIFNRPCTESLQLSGEREEREFLTTGCDYNKPACLVKVGKNVTD
- the bend7 gene encoding BEN domain-containing protein 7 isoform X2, which gives rise to MDPVKMEFSERKRRRKSQSFKLVHEQEQDFDARSFDNAINIHVNGASKDTAIPEAWLGDEGVEIKRQITGMMRLLSDKAGRMYQRVGAEGNSLKQEPQEEHLSWAQPAALPPDLEDPQISVWSSAGETEPSPMSIPNPVPNGQGSGQYGTRSKTQRMLNTTTKGTVKTNDEAPAVVEAPCCMCNCKSTLQAILQELRTMRRLMQTQKGSQEKQEHRAPPCPPCPVPTASRRRPRKRRPVHKVAPLSAPSMRAAVPPLPPSSPTCVPLESGGRRERASRELERPVHTPASPSTSTSPELSVQTLSMQNKPIPGDDTHNPNYRQPKGLQNSESEVRLAEDYEVFIPKAQLDSILVNYTRSGSLLFRKLVCAFFDDTTLANSLPNGKRKRGLNDQRKGLDQNIVGAIKVFTEKYCTAHRIEKLPGPRDWVQILQDQIKLARRRLKREATDPQDIFNRPCTESLQLSGEREEREFLTTGCDYNKPACLVKVGKNVTD